The following are encoded together in the Bacteroidales bacterium MB20-C3-3 genome:
- a CDS encoding AMP-binding protein, with translation MKNEVNSVPKRTLLDLFEESVAKFSEKTFLLEKRDGEFRPTSYSKTKLLAQQFGAGLCSLGYSKGENASILAEGCNMWIIGELAIFYAGGINVPLSVKLEESSDLSFRLIHADVVLLMVTERQLSKIRAIKDKLPMLRHIIVFEPEGELQIGELSSEYIFEVGKKYLEDNYTSFLEIGKSLQNNDIATITYTSGTTADPKGVVLTHRNYTANVEQSLTCMTIPVGYKNFIILPLDHCFAHVVGFYIMIASGAIVATVQQGKSAMETLKNIPLNIKEVKPNLILSVPALAKSFRKNIENSVKIKGKFSWNLYQFALKIAYSYNGEGWDRGKGFKILLYPIKALFDRILFSKVRLAMGGELDFFVGGGALLDKELQRFYYAIGIPMYQGYGLSEATPVISTNTDHKHKLGSSGILVKPLDIKIVDNDGKELPMGVPGEMVVKGENVMAGYWKNPKATAETIKDGWLYTGDMGYMTPEGFLYVKGRFKSLLIGSDGEKYAPEEIEEMLVSQSRIIQQVMLYNNQSPYTIAIITADRSTGLLGKELVKAVWDEIEKYKGKGVYSGMFPERWLPSTFILTSEPFSENNRMINSTMKMVRGKVEERYREEINFAYTPEGKNIYNKYNLG, from the coding sequence ATGAAAAATGAAGTTAACTCAGTTCCCAAAAGAACTCTCCTGGATCTGTTTGAAGAATCTGTTGCCAAGTTTTCAGAAAAAACATTTCTTCTTGAAAAAAGGGATGGAGAATTTCGTCCAACTTCCTATTCAAAGACCAAGTTGCTAGCACAACAATTTGGTGCAGGCCTTTGTTCACTGGGCTATTCAAAGGGAGAAAATGCTTCAATACTTGCAGAAGGTTGCAATATGTGGATTATTGGTGAACTGGCAATTTTTTATGCTGGTGGTATTAATGTTCCACTCTCGGTTAAGCTGGAGGAGAGCTCTGATTTGTCATTTCGCCTCATCCACGCAGATGTTGTATTGCTTATGGTAACTGAAAGGCAGTTGTCAAAAATCAGAGCAATAAAGGATAAGTTGCCTATGTTAAGGCATATTATTGTTTTTGAACCGGAAGGTGAACTTCAGATTGGTGAACTTAGTTCTGAATATATCTTTGAAGTTGGAAAAAAATATCTTGAAGATAATTATACCAGTTTTCTGGAAATTGGGAAAAGCCTTCAAAACAATGATATTGCTACTATTACTTATACTTCTGGTACAACCGCTGATCCTAAAGGAGTTGTTCTTACTCACAGGAATTATACTGCAAATGTTGAGCAATCTTTGACTTGCATGACAATTCCTGTTGGTTACAAAAATTTCATAATTCTTCCTCTGGATCATTGTTTTGCTCATGTTGTCGGCTTTTATATAATGATAGCCAGCGGTGCAATTGTTGCTACGGTTCAGCAGGGTAAGAGTGCAATGGAGACATTAAAAAATATTCCTCTTAACATTAAGGAGGTGAAGCCTAATCTTATTCTTTCAGTACCTGCATTGGCAAAAAGTTTCAGAAAAAACATAGAGAACTCTGTTAAAATAAAGGGAAAGTTCAGCTGGAATCTTTATCAATTTGCCCTTAAGATTGCATACTCCTATAATGGAGAGGGATGGGACAGAGGGAAGGGTTTTAAAATTCTTCTTTATCCAATTAAAGCCCTTTTTGATAGAATTCTCTTTTCAAAAGTAAGACTTGCAATGGGGGGAGAGCTCGATTTTTTTGTTGGAGGTGGTGCATTGTTAGATAAAGAACTTCAGAGGTTTTACTATGCAATAGGAATACCTATGTACCAGGGTTATGGTCTCTCTGAAGCTACACCTGTAATTTCTACAAATACTGATCATAAACACAAGCTGGGTTCTTCAGGAATATTGGTAAAACCACTTGACATTAAGATTGTTGATAATGATGGTAAAGAACTTCCAATGGGTGTGCCGGGTGAGATGGTTGTCAAAGGAGAAAATGTAATGGCAGGCTATTGGAAAAATCCAAAAGCTACAGCTGAAACTATAAAGGATGGGTGGCTCTACACCGGTGATATGGGTTATATGACTCCTGAAGGATTCCTTTATGTAAAGGGGAGGTTCAAAAGCCTACTTATTGGCTCTGATGGAGAGAAGTACGCTCCTGAGGAGATAGAGGAGATGCTGGTTTCTCAATCAAGAATCATTCAACAGGTAATGTTGTACAACAATCAGTCGCCTTATACAATAGCAATAATTACTGCCGATAGAAGCACGGGACTCTTGGGAAAAGAGCTTGTTAAGGCCGTATGGGATGAGATAGAAAAATATAAAGGAAAGGGGGTATACTCAGGTATGTTTCCTGAGAGATGGCTGCCATCTACTTTTATTTTGACATCTGAACCTTTTAGTGAAAATAACAGGATGATTAACTCAACAATGAAGATGGTCAGAGGAAAAGTAGAAGAGAGATACAGAGAGGAGATTAACTTTGCTTATACTCCAGAGGGTAAAAATATCTACAATAAATATAATCTAGGGTAA
- a CDS encoding DUF255 domain-containing protein encodes MSKICSPYLKILSGKGINWYFALSPDLIARAKNEDRLIFLHIGYLSNVRVREESKRLFSDPEVINTLNNNFICIAEDKDDNPESFLVALDMLLMNQDYSYGPINLFIMPDRRPILCSSETDPEQFLNVANKILNAKSTRRDLLDKLADELSHRTRLSGVVTNIGERENNEAETLHKYVNNWYNTIFHSDFTKNLKPYTPNPGSLFTIVEYLRYFPDKNIENSLISLLEYLQFSPLFDPIDGGFFRQADDYTCENPLFEKNLEDNSQYLILYSSAWNLFGKESFRETTYHISHFINRELSSPAGGYYSNTTITDNIHDAVYFSSSINELRILFPSRYQEISLALGLDTREEGNKQQLPIRNQDTFSILKHDELETLRARRKEHRGYLKDTRVITSYNSQLIKALTISYNFTGDEYMLEEASALFDYLLNHNINSKGRLLRYTCCSNGCRFGFLSDYAYFIESSISLFISTGKSEYKKIAVNYMDFVIDNFYKPENGMFSKSEKGSEVPVVPFKRESNIDLIKPSANSIMAGNMVEMYKITKDERYIQIASQQIGNIIPSLGFSGPLLSSWAHKIMLFALLPK; translated from the coding sequence ATGTCTAAGATTTGCTCTCCATATTTAAAGATATTGTCTGGCAAAGGAATCAACTGGTATTTTGCTTTGTCGCCAGATCTGATTGCAAGAGCAAAAAATGAGGACAGACTAATTTTCCTGCACATAGGATATCTTAGCAATGTAAGAGTTAGAGAGGAGTCTAAGAGGCTCTTTTCTGATCCGGAAGTAATTAACACTCTGAATAACAATTTTATATGTATTGCCGAAGATAAAGATGATAATCCAGAGTCATTCCTTGTTGCACTTGATATGCTTCTTATGAATCAGGATTATTCTTACGGACCTATAAATCTCTTTATTATGCCTGACAGAAGGCCTATCCTGTGCTCATCAGAAACTGACCCCGAACAATTTCTCAATGTAGCCAATAAAATTCTTAACGCAAAATCTACCCGGAGGGATTTGCTGGATAAGCTTGCTGATGAATTATCACACAGGACAAGATTATCAGGAGTTGTAACAAATATTGGGGAGAGAGAAAACAACGAGGCTGAGACACTTCACAAATATGTTAATAATTGGTATAATACAATCTTTCATTCTGATTTTACAAAGAATCTTAAACCATATACACCTAATCCCGGTAGTCTCTTTACCATAGTTGAATATTTAAGATACTTTCCTGATAAAAATATTGAAAACTCACTTATTTCTCTATTAGAATATCTTCAATTTTCCCCACTGTTTGATCCAATTGACGGAGGATTCTTCAGACAAGCTGACGACTACACGTGTGAAAATCCACTTTTTGAAAAGAATCTGGAAGATAACAGTCAATATTTGATACTCTACTCAAGTGCCTGGAATTTATTTGGCAAAGAATCATTCAGAGAGACAACTTACCATATTTCACATTTTATAAACAGAGAGCTCTCTTCTCCGGCAGGTGGTTATTATAGCAATACAACTATAACAGATAATATTCACGACGCTGTCTACTTTTCTTCATCTATAAATGAACTTAGAATACTATTTCCATCGAGATATCAGGAGATATCGCTTGCATTGGGGCTGGATACCAGAGAAGAGGGCAATAAGCAACAGCTGCCAATCAGAAATCAGGACACCTTTAGCATTTTAAAACACGATGAATTAGAAACACTTAGAGCCAGAAGAAAAGAGCATCGAGGATATTTAAAAGACACCAGGGTTATTACTTCTTATAATTCTCAATTAATAAAAGCCTTAACAATTTCATACAACTTTACCGGTGATGAATATATGTTAGAGGAGGCATCTGCTCTGTTTGATTACTTACTAAATCATAATATCAACTCAAAAGGCAGGTTATTAAGATATACATGCTGTTCTAATGGATGCCGGTTTGGATTTCTCTCTGATTACGCATATTTTATTGAATCATCTATCTCTTTATTTATCAGCACAGGAAAATCAGAGTATAAAAAGATAGCTGTTAATTACATGGATTTTGTAATAGACAATTTTTACAAACCTGAAAATGGCATGTTCAGTAAATCTGAAAAGGGATCGGAAGTACCTGTTGTGCCATTCAAAAGAGAGTCAAATATTGATCTGATAAAACCATCAGCCAATTCAATAATGGCAGGAAATATGGTTGAAATGTACAAGATTACAAAAGATGAGAGATATATTCAAATTGCCAGTCAGCAAATTGGCAATATTATACCATCACTCGGATTTTCAGGACCATTACTTTCCAGCTGGGCTCACAAAATAATGCTGTTTGCGCTACTTCCTAAATAA
- a CDS encoding S-adenosylmethionine:tRNA ribosyltransferase-isomerase, which yields MEPEIKIDDFSYNLPEEKIAKYPLPSRDDSKILIFKDNVVSDDKFSNLAEFVPENSLMIFNNTKVVPARLFFRKDSGAHIEIFCIEPEIPSDYTTSFESTSQCTWKCVIGNSKKWKSGVILFDSTGHPELEDYKFTAIRESNNGETSIIRFLWEGGLSFAHLLELCGKVPIPPYLNRETEESDTERYQTVYARYRGSVAAPTAGLHFTDSVLNKLDFKGVVRGELSLHVGAGTFKPVKSDSIKDHPMHSEPFSVSLKFLRELASGMAGKSIVSVGTTSARTLESLYYIGVKCYEGAYPSEVDQWEPYVREYALSSLEAINALADWMESRSIDQFSSRTSIIIVPGYTFKIINVLITNFHQPRSTLLLLIAAFVGDRWMDIYNYALNNGFRFLSYGDSSILFRK from the coding sequence GTGGAGCCTGAAATTAAGATTGATGATTTTTCTTATAATCTACCTGAAGAAAAAATTGCAAAATATCCCTTACCCTCAAGAGATGATTCCAAAATTTTAATATTTAAAGACAATGTTGTCTCAGATGATAAATTTTCAAATCTCGCAGAGTTTGTTCCTGAGAATTCTCTGATGATATTTAACAACACAAAAGTTGTCCCTGCAAGACTTTTTTTCCGGAAAGATAGCGGTGCTCATATTGAAATCTTTTGTATTGAACCGGAAATCCCATCGGATTATACCACTTCATTTGAATCTACTTCTCAATGTACATGGAAATGTGTCATTGGTAACAGTAAAAAATGGAAGTCCGGGGTTATATTATTTGACTCAACCGGCCATCCGGAACTTGAAGATTATAAATTTACTGCTATAAGAGAGTCTAATAACGGTGAGACTTCAATAATCAGGTTCTTGTGGGAGGGTGGCCTCTCATTTGCCCATTTATTGGAATTGTGCGGAAAAGTCCCAATACCTCCATATCTGAACAGAGAAACCGAGGAGAGTGATACTGAAAGATATCAAACTGTATATGCTCGCTACAGAGGTTCTGTAGCTGCACCTACCGCTGGGTTGCATTTCACTGATAGTGTATTGAATAAGTTGGATTTTAAAGGTGTTGTTCGAGGTGAACTTTCTCTGCATGTGGGGGCAGGTACTTTTAAACCGGTAAAAAGCGATTCAATTAAAGATCATCCTATGCATTCAGAGCCCTTCTCTGTTTCGTTGAAATTCTTAAGAGAACTGGCATCCGGAATGGCTGGTAAATCAATTGTATCTGTGGGTACAACATCAGCACGGACATTAGAGAGTCTGTATTATATAGGTGTAAAGTGTTATGAGGGAGCATATCCTTCTGAGGTTGATCAGTGGGAGCCCTATGTGCGGGAATACGCATTATCCTCATTAGAAGCCATTAATGCTCTTGCTGATTGGATGGAGAGCAGATCCATTGATCAATTCAGCTCCAGAACAAGTATTATTATTGTCCCTGGTTACACTTTTAAAATTATTAATGTGCTTATAACAAATTTTCATCAGCCAAGAAGTACACTTTTGCTTTTAATTGCTGCCTTTGTTGGTGATAGGTGGATGGATATATATAACTATGCTTTAAATAATGGTTTTAGATTCTTAAGCTATGGAGACAGTTCAATTTTATTTAGGAAGTAG
- a CDS encoding helix-turn-helix transcriptional regulator, which translates to MKSRLQQFLEVEQLSPAKLADIIGTQRSGLSHILSGRNKPGFDFIQKLLLKFPALNAEWLITGKGKMYKESTERPQPDKSTFKSNQRPADEELICSDNEDFTGDFPEYELTENSVNDKIQEIPREKKNLKRILLIYSDNTFQEIRPAKVGF; encoded by the coding sequence ATGAAAAGTCGTTTACAGCAATTTTTAGAGGTAGAGCAGCTCTCTCCGGCTAAACTGGCAGACATTATCGGCACTCAACGATCTGGCCTCTCTCACATATTATCAGGGAGAAATAAACCAGGTTTCGATTTTATTCAGAAGCTTCTTTTAAAGTTCCCTGCCCTTAATGCAGAATGGCTTATTACAGGAAAAGGAAAAATGTACAAAGAGAGTACTGAACGACCTCAACCAGACAAATCAACATTTAAAAGCAATCAAAGACCTGCTGATGAAGAACTCATATGTTCAGATAATGAGGATTTTACAGGTGATTTTCCGGAATATGAACTCACTGAGAATTCCGTAAATGATAAAATTCAGGAGATTCCCCGCGAAAAAAAGAATCTCAAAAGGATATTGCTGATTTATTCTGATAACACTTTTCAAGAGATAAGGCCTGCTAAAGTTGGTTTCTAG
- a CDS encoding quinone-dependent dihydroorotate dehydrogenase, with protein MFRLLIKPLLFSFTPETAHNIVAKLLLLLSYIPLSKYIVRALFHFSSPALEREVMGIKFPNPVGLAAGFDKNAELYNPLSDFGFGFIEIGSVTPVEQPGNSKPRIFRLVDDKALINRMGINNKGVKHTVSRLKQIKPRVIIGGNISKSTASTNDQAALDYEKSFAQLYDFVDYFVVNVSCPNVKGLTKLQDITSLSEIVDRLTLLRKYYDDYRPILLKVSPDLSEEQLDEIIELILVSGLDGIVATNTTISRDNLITERAKVEVVGEGGLSGAPIFNRSLEMVRYISKKTGGQLPIIGVGGIITPHQAKMMLDAGASLVQIYTGFIYNGPGFVRRILRYLNKQEPKC; from the coding sequence ATGTTCCGGTTACTAATCAAACCTCTTCTTTTTTCATTTACACCAGAAACAGCGCACAACATAGTTGCTAAATTGCTTCTGTTGCTTTCATACATTCCATTGTCAAAATATATAGTAAGAGCACTCTTTCATTTCTCCTCTCCCGCACTTGAGAGAGAGGTTATGGGTATAAAATTCCCTAATCCTGTAGGATTAGCAGCTGGATTTGACAAGAATGCAGAACTGTACAATCCTCTTTCTGATTTCGGATTTGGGTTTATTGAAATTGGATCAGTGACTCCTGTAGAACAACCCGGCAATTCAAAACCCCGAATTTTCAGGCTGGTAGATGATAAAGCTCTGATTAACCGCATGGGGATTAACAATAAAGGGGTAAAACATACCGTATCCAGATTAAAACAGATTAAGCCGAGGGTCATTATTGGAGGTAATATTAGCAAAAGTACAGCAAGCACTAATGATCAGGCGGCTCTTGATTACGAAAAGAGTTTTGCTCAACTATACGACTTTGTAGATTATTTTGTTGTTAATGTATCTTGTCCAAATGTAAAGGGATTAACCAAACTTCAAGATATAACTTCTTTATCAGAGATAGTGGACAGACTGACTCTTTTAAGAAAGTACTACGATGATTACAGACCTATATTACTAAAAGTATCTCCTGATCTATCAGAAGAGCAACTTGACGAAATTATTGAACTTATTTTGGTGTCGGGGTTGGACGGAATAGTTGCAACTAATACGACAATTTCAAGAGATAATCTTATTACAGAGAGAGCCAAAGTTGAGGTAGTTGGAGAGGGAGGTTTAAGTGGGGCCCCTATTTTTAACAGAAGCCTTGAGATGGTAAGATATATTAGTAAAAAAACCGGAGGTCAATTACCAATTATTGGGGTGGGTGGAATTATTACCCCTCACCAGGCAAAAATGATGCTGGATGCCGGTGCAAGTCTGGTCCAAATATATACTGGCTTTATATATAATGGTCCTGGTTTTGTCCGTCGAATATTAAGATACCTTAATAAACAAGAGCCAAAATGCTGA
- a CDS encoding CinA family nicotinamide mononucleotide deamidase-related protein, which yields MLTASILTIGDEILIGQIVDSNKSYISGLLNLIGVKVISHQSTGDDEFTIESSIVKLLKESDIIIVTGGLGPTKDDITKKVLGKISGSNDFKLDKKQLEIIKAICLKRGIELSSLNKDQALVPEKCTVLENTQGTAPGMMFEINGRLLFSLPGVPYEMQYLMKEVLNKISSLRQTETIFHKTINTFGIPESELATKISAWEDSLPFNYKLAYLPNPARGVKLRLSVYQGVDNSTPDKVKQLFTQLYSIIGDSIYGEEEETLESVVFQSLTKRGETLSIAESCTGGEISSIFTTLPGVSSVFKGGVVAYDNKAKINILGVSKSIIEESGAVSEECVVAMAEGAKRLFGTDWAIATSGIAGPSGGSEEKPVGTLWVAISGPGITTTNKAIFSGDRERNIIRFSSASINLLRKALQNL from the coding sequence ATGCTGACAGCCTCGATATTAACAATTGGAGACGAAATTTTAATTGGTCAAATTGTAGATTCAAATAAATCCTATATATCAGGGTTACTCAATTTAATTGGAGTAAAGGTAATAAGTCATCAATCAACCGGAGATGATGAGTTTACCATTGAAAGCTCAATTGTTAAGTTACTTAAAGAGAGTGATATCATTATAGTTACAGGAGGTTTGGGCCCCACTAAAGATGATATAACAAAAAAGGTTTTGGGAAAAATTTCCGGGAGCAATGATTTTAAGCTTGATAAAAAGCAACTTGAAATTATAAAGGCGATATGTTTGAAGAGGGGAATAGAACTCTCTTCATTAAATAAAGATCAGGCTCTTGTTCCTGAGAAGTGTACTGTGCTTGAAAACACACAGGGAACTGCTCCCGGGATGATGTTTGAGATAAATGGAAGACTTTTGTTTTCATTGCCAGGAGTGCCATATGAGATGCAATATCTTATGAAAGAGGTGCTTAATAAGATAAGTAGTTTACGCCAAACTGAAACAATATTTCATAAAACTATAAACACATTTGGAATTCCTGAATCAGAGCTTGCTACAAAAATATCAGCCTGGGAGGATTCACTGCCTTTCAACTATAAACTTGCCTATTTACCCAACCCTGCCAGAGGGGTCAAACTTAGACTCTCAGTGTATCAGGGTGTGGATAATAGTACGCCTGATAAAGTAAAACAGTTGTTTACACAGCTATATTCAATTATTGGTGATTCAATATATGGAGAAGAGGAGGAGACTTTAGAATCTGTCGTTTTTCAATCGCTGACCAAAAGAGGTGAAACATTGTCAATAGCAGAATCTTGTACAGGTGGTGAAATATCATCAATATTTACCACTTTACCAGGAGTCTCATCTGTTTTCAAGGGCGGAGTAGTTGCATACGATAATAAAGCAAAGATCAATATTCTGGGCGTATCTAAATCAATAATAGAGGAGTCGGGAGCAGTGAGTGAAGAGTGTGTAGTTGCTATGGCAGAGGGAGCTAAGAGATTATTTGGCACTGACTGGGCAATTGCAACTTCAGGAATTGCAGGTCCCAGTGGTGGTTCAGAAGAAAAACCTGTTGGCACATTATGGGTAGCAATATCGGGCCCGGGAATTACGACAACTAATAAAGCTATATTTTCAGGCGACAGAGAGCGAAATATTATCAGATTTTCGTCTGCCTCAATCAATTTACTGAGAAAGGCATTACAAAATTTATAA
- a CDS encoding serine hydrolase domain-containing protein yields MSFSCANNKAYNDAEKICKDVDSLFSSQYPSNEPGVSVLIMKEDSVIFSQGYGIADLSTGLTIDDNTFFNIASVSKQFSAVAIMMLAEEGKLSLDDNLKKWFPDFQADFFNDIKLSHLLSHTSGIPDSRDRSNREFVTKATDVESYSYIAKLDSLNFKPGSKYEYMNPTFQLMYSIIEMASGIPFETFMKERIFNPSGMEETLYFEEGRFIPRMAHGYLQNGDTKVFEEFDYGEESFFATKADGGIYTSVREFINWEKVLRKNILISEKMTNDAHSPKIKIEEIVDNYYGYGWFIEKRADYPTKIYHTGDNGGFQIYAARYPEENILILIFSNRNDKNREENAYSIDQILKKAGWL; encoded by the coding sequence ATGAGTTTTTCCTGTGCAAACAATAAGGCATATAATGATGCTGAAAAAATATGTAAAGATGTTGATTCATTGTTTAGTTCTCAATATCCTTCAAACGAACCGGGGGTCTCGGTTTTAATTATGAAAGAGGATTCTGTTATTTTCTCTCAAGGATACGGTATAGCTGATTTATCCACCGGGTTAACAATTGATGATAATACATTCTTTAACATCGCCTCCGTCTCCAAGCAATTCTCTGCTGTAGCAATTATGATGCTTGCAGAGGAGGGAAAACTATCTCTTGATGATAATCTAAAAAAATGGTTTCCGGATTTTCAGGCAGATTTTTTTAATGATATTAAGTTAAGCCATTTGCTTTCACATACATCAGGAATTCCTGATTCCAGGGATAGGAGTAACCGAGAATTTGTAACAAAAGCAACAGATGTGGAATCATATAGCTATATAGCAAAACTTGATTCATTAAACTTTAAACCAGGATCAAAATACGAATATATGAATCCCACATTTCAATTAATGTATTCTATTATTGAAATGGCCTCCGGAATACCGTTTGAAACATTTATGAAAGAGCGTATTTTTAATCCTTCCGGAATGGAGGAGACTCTATACTTTGAAGAGGGCCGGTTTATTCCCAGAATGGCTCATGGATATTTGCAAAATGGTGATACAAAAGTTTTTGAGGAATTTGATTATGGAGAGGAGAGTTTCTTTGCTACAAAGGCCGACGGTGGTATTTATACATCAGTCCGAGAATTCATCAATTGGGAAAAAGTTCTGCGTAAAAACATCCTTATAAGTGAGAAAATGACCAATGATGCTCACTCACCAAAAATTAAAATTGAGGAAATTGTTGATAACTATTATGGATACGGCTGGTTTATAGAGAAAAGAGCTGACTACCCTACCAAAATCTACCACACAGGAGATAATGGCGGCTTCCAGATATACGCAGCAAGATACCCTGAAGAGAACATTCTGATTCTTATCTTTTCCAATAGAAATGACAAGAACAGAGAGGAGAATGCATACTCTATAGATCAAATACTTAAAAAGGCAGGATGGTTGTAA
- a CDS encoding SDR family NAD(P)-dependent oxidoreductase, translating into MGKIALVTGATSGIGEAVAVSLARAGYDLIITGRRVAQLTRVAKYIENDFKNKVLPLSFDVRELSQVEHYLGALPSRWQEIDLLVNNAGLAVGLNSIQQGVIDDWERMIDTNIKGLLYVSKIVANLMIKRGSGQIINIGSIAGKDVYPNGNVYCATKHAVDALSRGMMMDLHKHNIKVSQVCPGAVETEFSMVRFKGDADKATNVYKGFEPLVAKDIADVVLFVATAPPHVNISDVTVMPLAQAGVSIIDRKQ; encoded by the coding sequence ATGGGTAAAATTGCGTTGGTAACCGGAGCAACTTCCGGAATAGGAGAGGCTGTTGCTGTTTCATTAGCTCGTGCCGGGTATGATCTTATTATTACTGGAAGAAGAGTAGCTCAACTTACAAGAGTTGCCAAATACATTGAGAATGATTTTAAAAACAAAGTATTGCCACTTAGTTTTGATGTAAGAGAGCTTAGTCAGGTTGAACACTATTTGGGAGCCCTCCCGTCAAGGTGGCAGGAAATTGATCTATTGGTTAATAATGCAGGACTAGCTGTAGGATTGAACTCTATTCAGCAGGGTGTGATTGACGACTGGGAGAGGATGATTGATACAAATATAAAAGGGCTGCTATATGTTTCAAAAATTGTTGCCAATCTAATGATAAAGAGAGGCTCCGGACAGATAATCAATATTGGTTCAATAGCCGGCAAAGATGTATATCCTAATGGTAATGTCTATTGCGCTACCAAGCATGCAGTCGATGCACTTTCAAGAGGAATGATGATGGACCTGCATAAGCATAACATAAAAGTATCTCAGGTTTGTCCCGGTGCTGTTGAAACTGAGTTTTCAATGGTACGCTTTAAAGGAGATGCTGATAAGGCAACCAATGTTTATAAGGGGTTTGAACCTCTTGTTGCTAAGGATATAGCAGATGTCGTGCTCTTTGTTGCAACTGCCCCTCCTCATGTAAACATAAGTGATGTTACTGTTATGCCACTTGCTCAGGCAGGTGTATCAATAATTGATAGAAAGCAATAA
- a CDS encoding dipeptidase — MQNKPLHESIFVLDSHCDTPIRLLGGADINIKSNQGHFDFIRMREGGLNAAFFAIYTPNTINADTATRRAMQMIARTYDAVEASEGKVAVALEAQDARDNFETGVLSVFLGMENGLPIQDDLSLLRLFYDMGVRYMTLTHAGNNNICDSCATKEKRWNGLSPFGIEVVKEMNRLGMLIDVSHISDDSFRDVIKYSSSPVVATHSCCRAIANHPRNLTDQMIKDIAATGGVVQINFYPPFLNSEYAKEFWPLCDAFEEVEKLWKDNPDQHNDAYEKAKMEMFALKRPSYKEVADHIDHVVKLVGADYVGIGTDFDGIEVTPEGLEGVDKLPVLTEELINRGYSDEDIKKIMGDNFLRLLD; from the coding sequence ATGCAAAATAAACCTTTACACGAAAGTATCTTTGTACTTGATTCTCACTGTGATACTCCAATCAGACTTTTAGGGGGGGCTGACATTAATATTAAATCTAATCAGGGACATTTTGATTTCATTAGGATGAGAGAGGGCGGCCTCAATGCTGCCTTCTTTGCTATATATACACCAAATACAATAAATGCCGATACTGCAACCAGAAGAGCTATGCAGATGATTGCCAGAACATATGATGCCGTCGAGGCTAGTGAAGGGAAGGTTGCAGTTGCTCTTGAAGCTCAGGATGCAAGAGATAATTTTGAAACCGGCGTTCTCTCTGTCTTTTTGGGAATGGAGAATGGGCTTCCAATACAGGATGATCTTAGTTTGCTGAGGCTTTTCTATGATATGGGTGTTAGATATATGACACTAACACATGCCGGAAACAATAATATTTGCGACTCATGTGCTACAAAGGAAAAGAGGTGGAACGGCCTTAGTCCTTTTGGAATAGAGGTAGTAAAAGAGATGAACAGGTTGGGTATGCTTATTGATGTTTCTCATATTTCAGATGATTCGTTTAGAGATGTGATAAAATACTCTTCATCACCCGTTGTTGCAACTCACTCATGTTGCAGGGCTATTGCTAATCATCCCAGAAATCTCACAGATCAGATGATTAAAGATATCGCTGCTACTGGTGGAGTTGTCCAGATTAATTTTTATCCTCCGTTCCTGAATAGTGAATATGCAAAGGAATTCTGGCCATTATGTGATGCCTTTGAAGAGGTTGAGAAGCTATGGAAAGATAATCCTGATCAACACAATGATGCTTACGAGAAGGCAAAAATGGAAATGTTTGCCCTTAAACGGCCTTCATATAAGGAGGTTGCAGATCACATTGATCATGTTGTTAAACTTGTTGGGGCTGATTATGTGGGAATTGGGACTGATTTCGATGGGATTGAGGTGACTCCGGAGGGGTTAGAGGGTGTGGATAAACTTCCTGTTCTAACTGAAGAGCTGATAAACAGGGGATATAGTGATGAAGATATTAAAAAAATAATGGGAGATAATTTCTTAAGATTATTAGATTAA